The window acgggggaaaaaaccaacaaaccagGGCTGAGGAACTTCAAGGCAGAGCCAGGGAGTTTTTTCCAACCCCTCCTCCTGGCCGGCTGGTGGGGAGGCAGCCGGAGCAGCTGTGGCATCTCCCCGGCTGCTGCATAAACAAGAGCGGTGCGGGCCTGGAGCTGCTCGCTGCCGGCTGGCCGCTCTCCTGCCACCCCTTCGCCGCTGCCCCAGCTCCTCGTCTCCGGCGGCGCGGCGTGTCCCGGCCCGGGGGCTGCTTGCCGCAGCCGGCAGCAGGAGCTCTGGGAGGACTGCTGACTCACTCCCAGCCTCCTTGGCTGCGAGGATCCCGTCTGCCTGGCGCTCGGATTAGCTCCTACCGACCAAATTGCTGCTCCGTGAAATCCCTCTGGAACAGAGGCTcggggagcagagctgtggcCTGCAGGTCTGTGCCGCGTGCTGCTGTGGGGCGCCGGGGGAAAGACCCCACGTGGGGGGAGAGGCCCGGGAGAAAGACCCCGTAACGAGGAGCATGTTCTAGCTTGAGGCAAGAAGAGTTTTGCCCGCTAAAGCTCGGCAGAGCGTGTCTCCGTGGACGTGATACGGTCCCAGGGGGAAGCGGGAGCATTACCCTGTGTGCGCTCAGCGTGCCGACGGctctctcctccttccagaACAGCCGAGCGGATCGAAGGCCTgcacccagcccctgccccgtgCGGACGCCTCGGTGCCTTCCCGGCTCTCCGGTTAGCAGGGCGCGCGGcgccagcagcacccaggccATGACCAGCCGAGGAGCCGCCAGGCCGAACGGGCAGTCCCAAGCCAGTAAAATCTGTCAGTTcaagctggtgctgctgggcgAGTCGGCGGTGGGGAAATCCAGCCTGGTCCTGCGCTTCGTCAAGGGCCAGTTCCACGAGTACCAGGAGAGCACCATCGGCGGTGAGTCGGCGAAAGGCGCCTGTCGTGGGCGCTCCCGCACCCTTGAGTAACGCTCTCGGGTGCTCGCAGCCCTGTCTCCACGGCTTTGCCTCGCGCTGGTTTTATTTCCCATTAAATATGAGCCCCCGCCAGGCTCTGAGCCCTTGCCCTGCAGCCGCGGTACGTAGACCGGGCGTGCGAGTGCTCGGCAGCCAGCGCTCCACATGTGAGTCAGGCTGTAGCCACAGTCCTCACACCTCATCCTGTGGTCTCGCGGCGGTGGGTGGTGACGCTTCGGTGAATGCGGCGATCCCTCGGCACGGGAGCCCTTGCCGATCCCCCGATAAGCACGCTGCTCCCCCAGAGCAGgcgggattttttttcttagcgAGCCTGAGTGGTGGCCAGGCTCGACGTGGCTAACGGGCTCAGTTATCGGGCTACTCCACCCAGACAGTTCTGGAGCCGGCTCTGGGGTCAGGGTGCACCCAGGTCTGCATCCCTTCTGGGGCTGGActgggggtgcggggagggTTCCCCGCTGCCCGGTGGGTACCTGCCCACGGTGGGGGCGGCCGATGATACGATGCTAACACCGCCTTTCCTCCCGACAGCGGCGTTCCTTACACAGTCCGTCTGCCTGGATGACACAACGGTAAAGTTTGAGATCTGGGATACGGCCGGACAGGAGAGATACCACAGTCTGGCCCCGATGTACTACCGGGGGGCACAAGCTGCCATCGTGGTCTATGATATCACCAACCAGGTAGGGTCCCCCTCCGCGCTCCTCGGCTGCCAGGTGTAAGGCACCTTGGTTAAACTGCCCGGGAGCGAAGGCCTGGACAGCTCAGGGGGTGCTGGTGGCTGCGGGGGTCTCCCAGGGGCCACCTCCTCGCGGGGAGGCAGGGGCGGCTCTTGCCGTGGCGGGGGTCCCTCTAAGACACCCACCTTGCAGCGCAGCGGTGGGACGAGCCTTGAGTTCCCACCTCTGCTCCTAGGAAACATTTGCACGGGCGAAGACATGGGTGAAGGAGCTGCAGAGACAAGCCAGCCCCAGCATCGTGATCGCCCTCGCGGGCAACAAGGCTGACCTGGCCAGCAAACGCATGGTGGAATATGAAGTACGTGTTGTCCCGAGGCTCTTCCGGGCCGGTGCGagctcccctgcctgtccccgtcccccctcAGCGCTGCTGCGGGAGATGTGCCGGGGCTTTGGCCGCCGGACCCTCACCCGGCTGTTCGCGTCTCTTCCAGGAGGCGCAGGCCTACGCAGATGACAACAGCCTATTGTTCATGGAGACGTCGGCCAAGACAGCGATGAATGTGAACGACCTCTTCTTGGCCATCGGTGAGGCTCCGGGAGTGGCTGGGGGGCGAGGGTGGGGTGTAAGGGGGTCTGCCCAGGGTGCCGCTTCCCCCCCAGAGCTTTTTGAGCAGAGCTGGTATCTGTCCTGCCCTCCGGTGAGCGCAGCTCCTCGTGGCCCGGCAGCGGCTGTGCCACGGGCTGCGGCGCTGCTATCGGGGCTCAGCACCGAGGCTGACGCTCCGTGCAAGAGCAGCTCGAGGGGAAACAGCTCCTTCCCCCTGGGGAAGCGCCTGGCGGGCGCGTGGGCCGTGCTGGTGCGGCTGGGATGGCTTCAGGGTCGCTGCTGCACTCAAGACAGGGTCCTGCCAGGACCCAAAACCCGCAGCagcggggctgtgccggggggaCGGTCCCCATCCCGCCGCTGCCATCTCGCCCGTCTTCCCCCTCCAGCCAAGAAGCTGCCAAAGAGCGAGCCCCAGAGCACGAGCGGAGCGGCGGGCCGGAGCAGAGGCGTGGACCTGCACGAGCAGAGCCAGCAGAACAAGAGCCAGTGTTGTAGCAACTAAAGGGCGGCCTCCGCCAGCGCCCGCGCGAGAGGAAGAGCTAAGATATAACCTCCATCCCCGTCCACCACACCTCACCTCCATAACGGCACACCGAGAAACCCGTCTGAACCAAAACCCTCCCGAGAGCTCCCTCTAACTGCACTTTTTAATGCTTCAAAACCACCACCAGACACCCGTTACCACCATCCCGAAGGCAGTGGAACTAGATCAGCCGGGGACTTAACttccaaaaaaacaaactcttCTTCACTTTGTATTATAGGTGCAAATAGCGACCTAATATTCCGATTTCTCCCtccaccttcctccctctcccacctccctctctgctctggtAAATCTGGGTTCCCCTTCACgtctctccttccaccctcCCCGTtagagctggggcagggagagaccCGAGGAGGTGGCAGCATCGGCCTCGGAGGTTCACGCTGTGGTGAAGCAGCCGGAACCAGAGACCTCCGGAACACACGGGATTTTTCCGAGGGGGTCTGTCATggatttcttcttaatttttttttttccctcctgtttcttctgtttggCTGTCGGGGGGGAGGAAAGCTGCAGTGTCCTTAATTTCTTCCTAGGTGGCCTTTTTTGCTGGAGGATCGGAAGTGCCTGGGGACTTTTTGTAGGGGAGGGGGGAAGCGGGGCGACCGCCGGACCCCAAGCACTGCTCGCCGTGAAGCCGCCACGGGCAACCCTTCCCCACTGCTCCACCTTCCCCCATAGAGCTGTCGCACCTTATCGCTGCGGCCGCCCCGTGAGCCGTGTCCCTCCGGTGATCCCGATGCCGCCGGGGCGTGAGCAGCCGTGCCGGCGGCGACAAACCCACTGCTCTCTGCTCTTGCGCCGCGGTTTGTCCCTGGCCGGTGGCGGGCGAGGGACATCTCTGGTTTGCACTTTAGTGGTGGAAATGTCCGGTTAAGATGCAccttggtgggtttttttggtttttttttccccttttggtCCTGTCGGGCCC of the Gavia stellata isolate bGavSte3 chromosome 36, bGavSte3.hap2, whole genome shotgun sequence genome contains:
- the RAB5B gene encoding ras-related protein Rab-5B isoform X2, with translation MTSRGAARPNGQSQASKICQFKLVLLGESAVGKSSLVLRFVKGQFHEYQESTIGVKFEIWDTAGQERYHSLAPMYYRGAQAAIVVYDITNQETFARAKTWVKELQRQASPSIVIALAGNKADLASKRMVEYEEAQAYADDNSLLFMETSAKTAMNVNDLFLAIAKKLPKSEPQSTSGAAGRSRGVDLHEQSQQNKSQCCSN
- the RAB5B gene encoding ras-related protein Rab-5B isoform X3, giving the protein MTSRGAARPNGQSQASKICQFKLVLLGESAVGKSSLVLRFVKGQFHEYQESTIGAAFLTQSVCLDDTTVKFEIWDTAGQERYHSLAPMYYRGAQAAIVVYDITNQEAQAYADDNSLLFMETSAKTAMNVNDLFLAIAKKLPKSEPQSTSGAAGRSRGVDLHEQSQQNKSQCCSN
- the RAB5B gene encoding ras-related protein Rab-5B isoform X1 yields the protein MTSRGAARPNGQSQASKICQFKLVLLGESAVGKSSLVLRFVKGQFHEYQESTIGAAFLTQSVCLDDTTVKFEIWDTAGQERYHSLAPMYYRGAQAAIVVYDITNQETFARAKTWVKELQRQASPSIVIALAGNKADLASKRMVEYEEAQAYADDNSLLFMETSAKTAMNVNDLFLAIAKKLPKSEPQSTSGAAGRSRGVDLHEQSQQNKSQCCSN